In Thermodesulfobacteriota bacterium, the genomic stretch ACATATTACCATATATGCTGCGCTTTTATTTCCGCCCTTCCTTGACCTCAGAAAAAATTCTTAATTCTTAGAGGCACCCTTTAATACCTTTATCATTCGCTCGTGTATCAGGCCGTTCGAGGCGAGGCATTCCTTGCCGTAGATGGAAAAAGGGCCGCCGCCGAAGCCGGTCACCCGCCCCCCGGCCTCCTCGACTATTAGCGCGCCTGCCGCCACATCCCAGGGCCTCAGTTTCATCTCCCAGTACCCGTCGAACCTGCCCGAGGCCGTGTAGCAGAGGTCCAGCGCCGCCGAGCCCGCCCTCCTTATGGCCTGCGCCCTGAGCGAAAAGGCCGAGAAGTGGTCGAGGTTATTGTCGTCCGCCACGCGGAGATCATAGGGGAAGCCGGTCGCAAGCAGGCTCCTGTCGAGAGAGCCAGTGGAAGATACTTTTATCTTCTCGCCGTTAAGGGACGCGCCCCGGCCCTTCTCGGCCGTGTAGAGCTCATCGAGCATGGGGTCGTATACGGCCCCGAAAACGATAGCCCCTTCCTCCTCGAAGGCTATGGAGACGCAGAAGAAAGGGAAACCGTGGGAGTAGTTTGTCGTTCCGTCGAGCGGGTCTATTATCCATTTGAAAGGCGAGTCCTTCACTACCTCCGGGCTCTCCTCCGTAAGGATGCCGTGCCCGGGGAAGGCCTTCCGTATCTCGCCCATTATGAGGTCCTCGGACGCGCGGTCGGCCTCTGTAACGAGGTCTATCGCACCTTTGAACTCAATGCTCCGGGCCCTTCCCAGGTTTTCCTTGAGCAGGCCTCCCGCGCGCCTTATGGTCTCTATCGCGGTTTCCCTTACCTTGTTTCTCATCATCCGCCTTTTTGTGGATCCATATTTACAGAGTATATCCGAAAAAGACCTTATGAAATGTCTCTCAGGCTAATGCCTCGAGCACCCGTTCATGGATGAGCCCGTTCGTGGCAAGGCACTCCCCGGAATCGAGGGAAAAGGGGCCGCCCTCCAAGTCGGTTATCATGCCCCCTGCCTCGGTCAGGACGAGGGAGCCTGCCGCCGCGTCCCACGCATGGAACCTGGGGTTCCGGTATCCTTCGAGCCTCCCGGCGGCCACGTAGCAGAGCTCGAGCGCGGCTGAGCCCGCGCGTCTTAAGGCCTGCGCCTTTCTCGAAAGGGCGGCGAAGTCCCTGAATATCCCGCCCTCTTTTGCGGCCAGGTCCTTCGGAAAATCGCTTGCAAGGAGGCTTTTGCCGAGCTCCCCGGTCCGGGAGACATGAATGGCCTTACCGTTAAGCCGGGCCCCTTTGCCGGCCTCGGCCAGAAAGAGCTCGTCCCTGAGGGGATCGAATACCACACCGAGGACCACTTGCCCTTTCTCCTCAAGCGCTATCGAAACGGAGAAATGGGGGAACGAATGCGAATAGTTCGTCGTCCCGTCGAGCGGGTCTATTATCCAGCGGTACGTAAGGCTGCCCTTCTCTTCAGGGCTCTCCTCTGAGAGGATGCCATGCCCCGGGAAAGCCGAGCGGATCTCCTCCTTTATGATGCGTTCGGAAAGGAAGTCGCTCTCCGTTACCACGCCCTCGACGCCCTTGGACTCTACGGACAAGGGCCTGCCGAAACCCTCCCTGACGGCGGCGCCCGCCTTCAGGGCCGCCTTTGTCGCGACCTCTTTAAAGTCCATGCGGCCTCCGGGGGCTTTCAGGTTGAAAGGACCGGAAAAAATTCGGCCCGGGAAGACCCCGGGCCATGCCTATCAAGAGGATGCTGAAAAACCTTTTTGGGGAAACTTCTGTAGAAAGGTTTCCCCCATACCCCTTCAAAGACTTCTAGTTCCTGAGGAAGCCCCCCTTGGGGGCTTCCTCAGGAAGAACTGAAAGTTTTTGGAGAGTGTTTGAGAGAAACTTTTTACAAAAAGGTTCTCTCAAGGGGTTTTCGGCATTCTATGAAAAAGCTGCTCAGCAGGACGGGCACGACGAGCAGTCCGGCTTCGGCGCGTCCGATTCCTTTTTGGATTCCTTTGAAGCGCTCTTTGAGGCGTAATCGGTCTTGTACCAGCCCGAGCCCTTCAGGTGGAAGGCTGAAGAAGATATTTTCCTTTCGACCTTGCCCGAGCAGTGGACGCATTTCTTGAGGGGCTTTTCCGAAAACTTCTGCAGCGCCTCGAACTCCTTGCCGCAGTCCTTGCAGATATATTCATAGATCGGCATGAACCTATACCTCCGGGCCAGATTTTTCCTTTATATATTGTAGGTACGTGCGGCAGTAATGTCAATTTTAAAAAAAAGCTGCTTTAAGGGAGCCAACAAAAATCTGGCTAAGGTACTGATTTTATGGCAGAATGGGGGAGTTTGGCGGAACCCGGCTTCTGTTCGATCTCGCTCCTCTTACCCCGCCGCGACTTTTTCATGGACCCTGATTCGTTTAAAAAAGAAAAGAGCTTGCGATACTCAGTAAGGAACGGGGTGTTCGCGAGCATGATGAACGGCTTTACGCTCGACTACCTGACCCCGTTTCTGCTGCTCCTCGGCGGGACGATCAAGCACGTCGGGATATTGAGCGCCCTTCCGCACCTCTTCGCTTCCATCATACAACTGAAGGGCCCGGACATAACGGAGAAGCTCCGTTCCCGGAAACTCGCGGTGGGGCTTTTCATCCTCCTTCAGGCATTGATGCTCCCGCTGATGGTGGGGAGCTATTTCCTGGGCGACTGGAATGTCGCGGCCTTCATAGCGGCTGTTGCGCTCTTTACGGCGTTCGGCGCCATCGCGGTGCCGGCGTGGGGGAGCCTCATGTCCGATCTTGTGGAGGAAGACAGGAGGGGTGAGTTCTTCGGATGGCTCCAGAAGATTCTCGCCATAGTCACTGTAATAGCCACCTTCGCAGCCGGTTTCGTCCTGCACAGGGCCGAGAGGTCGGACGCGTTCTGGGGCTTTGCGGCAATATTCGGGCTTGCATTCGCCTTCAGGCTCGCCTCGTGGAGATACTTGAGAAAAATGCACGAGCCGCGCCTTGTAAGGAAGGAAGAGGACTACTTCTCGCTCCTGGACTTCGTCTCGAGGCTCCACAAGAGCAATTTCCTCAAGTTCGTGGTCTTCGTATCGGCCATGAAGTTCGCGGTCAATATCGCCTCACCGTTCTTCGCGGTCCTGATGCTCAAGAACCTGGGGTTCGGCTACATGACCTTCACCGTGGTCACCCTTGCCGCGACAATGGCGACCATATTCTCCATAAGGCGCTGGGGCGTGCACGCGGACAGGGTGGGGAACCTGAAGGTGCTCCGCTCGACCTCAGTGCTCGTGGCCCTGATACCGCTCTTCTGGCTCGTGAACCAGAACCCCGTTTACCTCTTTTTCGTGCAGGTCTTCTCCGGCTTTGCGTGGGCGGGCTTCAACCTCTCGGCCTCGAACTTCATATACGACGCCGCGTCGCCCGGCAAGAGGGAGAGGTGCATCGCGTATTACAACTTCTTCGGGGGCGCGGCGCTCGCCCTCGGCTCCCTTCTCGGCGGCTGGCTTGCCTGGGTCCTGCCCACGGGCTTTCTGGAGTTCAGGACCATGAACCTCATCCTAATATCCGCGATACTCCGCCTGGCGGTCGCGTTTTTTCTGCCTTTCAGGTTGAAGGAGGTGAGGGAGGTGGAGAAGATACGAACGCACGAGCTCCTCTTCAGCATGCTGAGGCTCGGGCCCGCATTGGCCCGGCTCGGGCGCGGGGCAGGCAGGAAGGGGTTTACTTCGTGAGGTACGAGCCCAGGGTCTCCCTCGTGCCCTCGAAGGTGGAGACGGTCTTTCTTGCCCACTCGGGCCTGACTTCATACCCCCTGCTGTCGGCGTAGCACGCGTCCACCGCTTCGCGGAGCACTCTGGTCATGGCGGCGACGTAGCTCTTGGTCCGCTGCCTGCCCTCGATCTTGAGGGCCGAAACACCAGCGTCCATAAGGCCGGGCAGGACCTTCAGGACGTTCAGCGATTCCGGTTCCTCGAAGGCGTACTCGTAGCTTCCGCCGGGCGTCACATACCTTCCCTTGCAGCAGGTGGGATACGGCGAAGACTCGTCCTTGCCGAGCCTGTTGAGGGTGACCCCGTTAAGCGCGATGGTCATGCCGCCGTCCGCGGAGGGGTTGAAGCGGACGAACCTTGAAGGGGAGCACGCCCCTTCCGTGTTGGTGGACGCGCCCGTGACCCAGGAGGATAGATAGCACCTGCCTTCGATGTTTATGCAGAGGCCGCCGAGGGCGAAGACCTCTATCTCTGCTTCCGTCCTCTCCTTCAGGCGCTTCATCTCTTCGATAGTGAGCACCCGAGGCAATACTACCCTTTTTATGCCGAAGTGCTTCCTGTAGAAGTTTATAGACTCGTAATTGGATGAGCTGGCCTGCGTCGAGAGGTGGAGGACCGAATCCGGGTGGCGTTCCCTGGCGTATTTGAGTATGCCGAGGTTGGCTATTATCACGGCGTCCGCGCCGAGCTCCACCGCGTGGTCCACGGCCTTGTACCATTTGACGAAGGTATCGCCCTGCGGGAAGGTGTTTATGGCTATATAGAACTTCCGGCCCTTGGACCTGACATAACCGATGCCGTCCGCCATTTCCGCGGGTGTGAAGTTGAGCCCCTCGAAGTTCCTGGCGTTCGTCGAGTCGCTGAAGCCCAGGTATACGGCGTCGGCCCCGCTGTCGATAGCGGCCTTGAGCGAGGCCAGGTTCCCGGCAGGGGACACGATCTCAGGTTTTCCTCTCATGAGGCCTCCGCGCTTTCCATAGTCCGCACCAATATACAATTTCACATATTCCCGGTCAAACCCGTTCTGAGGAGGGGCTCTATTTCGGAAGGACGGCCCGGTTTGCCGAAGTAGTATCCCTGGACGAAGTCGCACCCGTACTCTTCGAGAAGCTTGAGCTGCGCCTCGGTTTCCACGCCCTCGGCTATGACCTCCAGGTCGAGGCTCGAGGCCATCGCGATTATGCCCCTTGCCATTGTCATGCTCCCGGCATCCGATGCGAGGTCCTGTATGAACGACCGGTCTATTTTGAGCATGTCAACCGGGAGCCTGTTAAGGTAGCTTAAAGACGAGTACCCGGTCCCGAAGTCGTCTATATAGACGCGCACCCCGATGGACCTGAGCCTGTCGAGTATGCTGCTGAAGCGCGAGATATCGTCCATGAGCTCGCTCTCGGTAACCTCCACGGCAAAGCGCACCCCATCGGTTGCGCCGATATTTTTCGTCATCCCTTCAAGGCGCTCCGGGAAGCCCAGGTCCTTGAGCTGGCTGACGGAGACGTTTACGCCAACCTCCAGCTCTATCCCGAGCTCCTTCCATTCTCTTGCCTGGCCGAGCGCGGTCTGAACGACCCAGTCTCCTATCGGGATTATGAGGCCCGTGTCCTCGGCGATAGGGATGAACTTGTCAGGCGGCACCGGCCCTAGCCGGCTGCTATTCCACCTTATGAGGGCCTCTGCAGCCGCGGGTTTTCTGCCGGCAATTGCCATTATGGGCTGGTATACGAGCTCGAGCTCGCCTCGCGAGAGCGCGTATCTGAGCTCGTTCTCTATGGTCCGCCTTTCCTGCGCCTTCCTGTTTATCTCCGGGGAATAATAGGACGCGGCCTTGCCTTGCTCCGGTGCGGTCCGGGAATGGACCGCCAGGGCGGAGTTCCTCATGAGCTCGGCCGCGGTGCCGCCGTCGTCGGGGTATAAGGAGACGCCGACAGCGGCATTGATGACGACCTCTTCTCCGCCGGCCGGCACGGTATGCGGCAGCCCGCCGACTATCCTTTCAAGGACCGCCACGACATCGTCCCTGTCCGCCGCGTCGGCCAGCACAAGTCCGAAGTTGTCGTTCCCGAGCCTGGCGACGGTGTCGCCGTCCCTGGTCGAGCGCGAGAGGTATCCGGCTATATGCTTAAGCAGCTCGTCCCCGGCCCTGTGGCCGAGGGTGTCGTTCACCTTCCTGAACCCGGCGACATCCAGAGTTACAACGCCTACGCTCCTGCCGTAGTACCTGGCCCTCTGCACCGCGTGCCCCAGCCTGTCCTCGAATACCCACCTGTTGGAAAGGCCCGTGAGCGTATCGTATCTCGACAGGAAGTCCAGCCGTTCTTCCTTTTCAATGTTCTGAAGACCCAGCGAGGTGTCGGCCGCGAGCTCAAGGAGGAGGGCCATCTCCTCCCTGTCATTAAAGAAGCCGGGCTCGGCTGAATAGAGGCATAGCGCCCCTTTCGCCTCCCCTTCAGTCCGGAGCGGGAATGCCGCCGCCGACCTGTAGCCGAACTTCCTGGCAAGGTCTTTCCACGGGGCGAGGGCGGTCTCTTTTTCGAAATCGGTCCCGATTACATGGCGGTCGCCGGCGACCGCCATTAGCGAGAAGGGCATCGGCTTCCCGGGTGATGGTTCGAGGAACGGCGCGAGCGCGTCGAGGTACTCCTTGTCGCGCCCGGCGTGCGCGGCAGGGTAGAGCCGCCCGTTCTCGTCCTTGAGCGCCACCCATGCGAGGGCAAAGCCGCCGTGCTCGACGGCTATGCGGCAGGCCTCGTTAAGGAGGAAATCCCTTTCCCGGGCCCGGATGATGGTGCCGTTGATGGCGCTGAGGACCGAGTATATCCTGTTAAGGCGGGCAATCCTTTCAAGATGGAGCCGGGCTTCGCTTTCGCGCCTCTCCAGCGCCTCGGCCATTGAATTGAAGCTCCTGGCAAGCGAGCCTATCTCGTCGTTGCCGCCGACTGCCGCCCTGGCATCGAGCGCCCCTTCGCCGATCTTCCTCGTCGCTTCCACCAGGCCCCTTATGCGGTTCAGGACGAGCCTGTCGCCCCAGAAGACCGCCATGAGGAGGACGGCGATTATCACCGCCCCGGAGGTCAATATGTTCCGCAGAAGGGCCCTGTCCGCCTCCGCGTATGCTGTTGCGACAGGTATGCCGGCTATTACGAATATCCGGCTGTCCTTGCCGAGCCGTATTTCATTGAAGGCGTATATTCGTTTAATCCCGTCGAGCCCTCTTATGACAGCGTGGTCTTCGCTCAAGCGGCTTTTAAGGAGCTCCGAAAACTCGGTCCCCTCGATGCTCTGCCCGGCCCACCCGCTGCCTTCCGGGAACCTGGCGAGGACCGTGCCTTTTCCGTCCACTGCCGTTATTACGCTTCCGGGAGCAGGGCCGTCCGCCATAAGGGCATCCCGTATCCATGTTATCGGGAGCGCGGCGAAAAGGACCCCGGAAAGGGAGCCGTCCCTTCCAAGGACCGGGTATGAGAAGTTAAGGCCCGGCACGGATGTAATCCTGCCGACCTGGTAGTCGCCTATGGAGAAATCGAGGTCCCGCACTGCTTTCCGGAAATAAGGACGGTCGCCTAGGTACAGGGGGGGATCGGACGGAAGCGCGCTCGCAATGAGCATCCCGTCAGTGCCGATGAGGCCGATATTCGCGTAGACCTTCTGGTACTCCATCGTGTTCCTGAGCACCAGGGCCAGGTCTTCCCTGCTTACCGGGCCAACGGACTGGGAAAGCACCGATAGGAGGAGTTTCGTGTCGTTTATGAGCTTGCGCTGCTCTTTGGAGGCTTGCCGCACGACAGCGAGGACCGACTGTCTCGCTTCCTCGGAACCGATGCGGCGCTGCTCGAGGCTCGTGTATACGATAAGCGACAGCAGGGGGAGCGAGGCCAGGAGCACGAGGATTACCAGCCGCCCCCTCAGGGTCGAGAAGGCGCCTGAAAGGCGCGGCCGTTTTTCAGGATTTTCTTTCAGAAGCGTCCCCCCCCGTTCCCGGTATGCGCGGAGCCACCCCTCGGAGCTGTCCTTTACGAATTATCCTTTATCCTGAGAGAATCGTCAAAGGCGGGTATCCGTGCCGGCAACCCGGCACGGACCGAAGATAGATCAGAACGGCACGTCGTCCATGTCGCTTGACGGGATGTCGTCGGCCGAGACATCGGATGCTCCAGCGGATGCGCCGGACTCGCCCCTGGACCCGAGCATCTGCATGGTGTTGGCGAGGATCTCGGTC encodes the following:
- a CDS encoding inositol monophosphatase family protein; translated protein: MRNKVRETAIETIRRAGGLLKENLGRARSIEFKGAIDLVTEADRASEDLIMGEIRKAFPGHGILTEESPEVVKDSPFKWIIDPLDGTTNYSHGFPFFCVSIAFEEEGAIVFGAVYDPMLDELYTAEKGRGASLNGEKIKVSSTGSLDRSLLATGFPYDLRVADDNNLDHFSAFSLRAQAIRRAGSAALDLCYTASGRFDGYWEMKLRPWDVAAGALIVEEAGGRVTGFGGGPFSIYGKECLASNGLIHERMIKVLKGASKN
- a CDS encoding inositol monophosphatase family protein, producing the protein MDFKEVATKAALKAGAAVREGFGRPLSVESKGVEGVVTESDFLSERIIKEEIRSAFPGHGILSEESPEEKGSLTYRWIIDPLDGTTNYSHSFPHFSVSIALEEKGQVVLGVVFDPLRDELFLAEAGKGARLNGKAIHVSRTGELGKSLLASDFPKDLAAKEGGIFRDFAALSRKAQALRRAGSAALELCYVAAGRLEGYRNPRFHAWDAAAGSLVLTEAGGMITDLEGGPFSLDSGECLATNGLIHERVLEALA
- a CDS encoding zinc ribbon domain-containing protein: MPIYEYICKDCGKEFEALQKFSEKPLKKCVHCSGKVERKISSSAFHLKGSGWYKTDYASKSASKESKKESDAPKPDCSSCPSC
- a CDS encoding MFS transporter — encoded protein: MRYSVRNGVFASMMNGFTLDYLTPFLLLLGGTIKHVGILSALPHLFASIIQLKGPDITEKLRSRKLAVGLFILLQALMLPLMVGSYFLGDWNVAAFIAAVALFTAFGAIAVPAWGSLMSDLVEEDRRGEFFGWLQKILAIVTVIATFAAGFVLHRAERSDAFWGFAAIFGLAFAFRLASWRYLRKMHEPRLVRKEEDYFSLLDFVSRLHKSNFLKFVVFVSAMKFAVNIASPFFAVLMLKNLGFGYMTFTVVTLAATMATIFSIRRWGVHADRVGNLKVLRSTSVLVALIPLFWLVNQNPVYLFFVQVFSGFAWAGFNLSASNFIYDAASPGKRERCIAYYNFFGGAALALGSLLGGWLAWVLPTGFLEFRTMNLILISAILRLAVAFFLPFRLKEVREVEKIRTHELLFSMLRLGPALARLGRGAGRKGFTS
- a CDS encoding peptidase U32 family protein, with product MRGKPEIVSPAGNLASLKAAIDSGADAVYLGFSDSTNARNFEGLNFTPAEMADGIGYVRSKGRKFYIAINTFPQGDTFVKWYKAVDHAVELGADAVIIANLGILKYARERHPDSVLHLSTQASSSNYESINFYRKHFGIKRVVLPRVLTIEEMKRLKERTEAEIEVFALGGLCINIEGRCYLSSWVTGASTNTEGACSPSRFVRFNPSADGGMTIALNGVTLNRLGKDESSPYPTCCKGRYVTPGGSYEYAFEEPESLNVLKVLPGLMDAGVSALKIEGRQRTKSYVAAMTRVLREAVDACYADSRGYEVRPEWARKTVSTFEGTRETLGSYLTK
- a CDS encoding EAL domain-containing protein, whose protein sequence is MLLASLPLLSLIVYTSLEQRRIGSEEARQSVLAVVRQASKEQRKLINDTKLLLSVLSQSVGPVSREDLALVLRNTMEYQKVYANIGLIGTDGMLIASALPSDPPLYLGDRPYFRKAVRDLDFSIGDYQVGRITSVPGLNFSYPVLGRDGSLSGVLFAALPITWIRDALMADGPAPGSVITAVDGKGTVLARFPEGSGWAGQSIEGTEFSELLKSRLSEDHAVIRGLDGIKRIYAFNEIRLGKDSRIFVIAGIPVATAYAEADRALLRNILTSGAVIIAVLLMAVFWGDRLVLNRIRGLVEATRKIGEGALDARAAVGGNDEIGSLARSFNSMAEALERRESEARLHLERIARLNRIYSVLSAINGTIIRARERDFLLNEACRIAVEHGGFALAWVALKDENGRLYPAAHAGRDKEYLDALAPFLEPSPGKPMPFSLMAVAGDRHVIGTDFEKETALAPWKDLARKFGYRSAAAFPLRTEGEAKGALCLYSAEPGFFNDREEMALLLELAADTSLGLQNIEKEERLDFLSRYDTLTGLSNRWVFEDRLGHAVQRARYYGRSVGVVTLDVAGFRKVNDTLGHRAGDELLKHIAGYLSRSTRDGDTVARLGNDNFGLVLADAADRDDVVAVLERIVGGLPHTVPAGGEEVVINAAVGVSLYPDDGGTAAELMRNSALAVHSRTAPEQGKAASYYSPEINRKAQERRTIENELRYALSRGELELVYQPIMAIAGRKPAAAEALIRWNSSRLGPVPPDKFIPIAEDTGLIIPIGDWVVQTALGQAREWKELGIELEVGVNVSVSQLKDLGFPERLEGMTKNIGATDGVRFAVEVTESELMDDISRFSSILDRLRSIGVRVYIDDFGTGYSSLSYLNRLPVDMLKIDRSFIQDLASDAGSMTMARGIIAMASSLDLEVIAEGVETEAQLKLLEEYGCDFVQGYYFGKPGRPSEIEPLLRTGLTGNM